One window from the genome of Dyella sp. A6 encodes:
- a CDS encoding TonB-dependent receptor has product MNKTNHVSGMHGMTRVSVLTRLSAAIGVALLGMVSLGAHAASPDQVQTGATVVKHHIKDKSKTAKTTTNLSAVTVTGMRASLMSAEQLKENAPQIVDSVTAVDIGALPDRSVTETLQRISGVTIDHFLSPNDSDHPSAEGSGVMIRGLTEVRGELNGRDIFSANSARGLSFQDVPAELMAGVDVYKNPSADIIEGGIGGTVNLRTRLPFDAPGRLISFNTGVNEGDMSKKSKPSASFLYSNRWKTENLGEMGALFDVAYSSLATRSDGIQVEPYVRRNDAAVLAGTHFSQVYVPGGADWRTLDFQRRRIGIAGAFQWRPNHNMEFISQVLRSGYDMSWNEHGAIFNDSTNNVVPAPGTTFQYSPDGVFEGGWLASNSWRGGLSGDGVRFSGDNRYSHQRTITTDWSNHFKWYLSDNWILSADFQMVKSTSRGVDFTVFDSTYLPGVYLDTSGSLPKVTVSPSNYVDNPANYFWSAAMDHHEDDRGWEHAARIDLEYDFDNSNWLQYVKFGVRATSRIETNKISGYNWGVITDNWATINSPNGLADLNNYLPGMSQLYNYSDFFRGNATMPSLYFANDSLAENYMAAYKALHSVGVSWGWTPMTAYSLQDINNQNEKTQAAYGIVFFGNQVFGIPFDGNLGLRLVRTQENAQGWGEYPNLSQSGVTSSLATAYTGQYFPLSGGGTYKNALPSLNLRFKLTHDLQWRIAASKAMARPDFAQLQPYLQLGATLNADNTAVTQWTGAAGNPNLKPMEAKQYDTALEWYFGPTSELYTTLFYKDISNYIETETKTENYNGQNYLVTRPYNNGTGTVRGAEFGYSQFFSFLPGWLQGLGVQVNYTYVKSQGGVNSATDPYYATTVKGVALPLVGLSKNNYNFIAMYDYSRWSARLAWNWRSRYLLSTSDASTHLPTWSDSYGQLDGSVFYHLNKHMQVGLQMNNLNNAKTRVLMGPTSYSDGTVDPRLYKRGIFVNDRRYELVFRATF; this is encoded by the coding sequence ATGAACAAGACCAACCACGTGAGCGGTATGCATGGCATGACTCGCGTTTCTGTTTTGACGCGCTTGTCTGCCGCTATCGGCGTCGCGTTGCTGGGAATGGTGTCGCTGGGCGCGCATGCCGCGTCCCCGGACCAGGTGCAGACCGGCGCCACGGTCGTCAAGCACCACATCAAGGACAAGAGCAAGACCGCCAAGACGACCACCAACCTGTCGGCGGTCACCGTCACCGGCATGCGCGCCAGCCTGATGTCGGCCGAGCAGCTGAAGGAAAATGCACCGCAGATCGTCGACTCGGTTACCGCGGTCGACATCGGTGCACTGCCCGACCGCAGCGTGACCGAAACCCTGCAGCGCATCAGCGGCGTCACCATCGACCACTTCCTGTCGCCGAACGACTCCGACCATCCGTCGGCCGAAGGCAGCGGCGTGATGATCCGCGGCCTGACCGAGGTTCGCGGTGAACTGAACGGACGCGACATCTTTTCGGCCAACAGCGCGCGTGGCCTCAGCTTCCAGGACGTGCCCGCCGAACTGATGGCCGGCGTGGACGTGTACAAGAACCCGTCGGCCGACATCATCGAAGGCGGCATCGGCGGTACGGTCAACCTGCGCACACGGCTGCCGTTCGACGCGCCGGGCCGGCTGATCTCGTTCAACACGGGCGTGAACGAAGGTGACATGTCCAAGAAGAGCAAGCCCTCGGCTTCATTCCTCTACAGCAACCGCTGGAAGACCGAGAACCTCGGCGAGATGGGCGCGCTGTTCGACGTTGCCTATTCCTCGCTGGCCACGCGCAGCGACGGCATCCAGGTGGAGCCCTACGTGCGCCGCAACGATGCGGCGGTGCTGGCGGGCACCCATTTCAGCCAGGTCTACGTGCCCGGCGGCGCCGACTGGCGCACGCTGGATTTCCAGCGTCGCCGCATCGGTATCGCGGGCGCGTTCCAGTGGCGGCCGAACCACAACATGGAGTTCATCTCCCAGGTGCTGCGTTCCGGCTATGACATGAGCTGGAACGAGCACGGCGCGATCTTCAACGACAGCACCAACAACGTGGTGCCGGCGCCCGGAACCACCTTCCAGTACAGCCCCGACGGCGTGTTCGAAGGGGGCTGGCTGGCGTCCAACTCCTGGCGCGGCGGCCTCAGCGGCGATGGTGTGCGCTTCAGCGGCGACAACCGTTACTCGCACCAGCGCACCATCACCACTGACTGGTCCAACCACTTCAAGTGGTACCTCAGCGACAACTGGATCCTGTCGGCCGACTTCCAGATGGTGAAGTCCACCAGCCGCGGTGTCGACTTCACCGTGTTCGACTCCACCTATCTGCCGGGTGTCTATCTCGACACCAGCGGTTCGTTGCCCAAGGTGACCGTCAGCCCGTCGAACTATGTCGACAATCCAGCCAATTACTTCTGGTCGGCGGCGATGGATCACCATGAGGACGACCGTGGCTGGGAGCATGCCGCGCGTATCGATCTGGAATACGACTTCGACAACAGCAACTGGCTGCAGTACGTGAAGTTCGGCGTGCGCGCCACCAGCCGCATCGAGACCAACAAGATCAGCGGCTACAACTGGGGCGTGATCACCGACAACTGGGCGACCATCAACAGCCCCAATGGCCTGGCCGATCTCAACAATTACCTGCCGGGCATGTCGCAGCTGTACAACTACTCGGACTTCTTCCGTGGCAACGCCACGATGCCGTCGCTGTACTTCGCCAACGACTCGCTGGCCGAGAACTACATGGCGGCGTACAAGGCGCTGCACTCGGTCGGTGTGTCCTGGGGCTGGACGCCGATGACGGCGTACTCGCTGCAGGACATCAACAACCAGAACGAGAAGACCCAGGCCGCCTACGGCATCGTGTTCTTCGGCAACCAGGTGTTTGGTATTCCGTTCGACGGCAACCTCGGCCTGCGGCTGGTGCGCACGCAGGAGAATGCACAAGGCTGGGGCGAGTACCCGAACCTATCGCAGTCGGGCGTGACCAGCAGCCTGGCCACCGCATACACCGGCCAGTACTTCCCGCTGAGCGGTGGCGGTACCTACAAGAACGCGCTGCCCAGCCTGAACCTGCGTTTCAAGCTGACGCATGACCTGCAGTGGCGTATCGCCGCGTCCAAGGCGATGGCCCGGCCGGACTTCGCCCAGCTGCAGCCGTACCTGCAGCTGGGGGCCACGCTCAATGCCGACAACACCGCGGTGACGCAGTGGACCGGCGCGGCGGGCAACCCCAACCTGAAACCGATGGAAGCGAAACAGTACGACACCGCGCTGGAGTGGTACTTCGGTCCCACCAGCGAGCTGTACACCACGCTGTTCTACAAGGACATCAGCAACTACATCGAGACCGAAACCAAGACCGAGAACTACAACGGTCAGAACTACCTAGTAACGCGTCCGTACAACAACGGTACCGGTACGGTCCGTGGTGCCGAGTTCGGCTACTCGCAGTTCTTCAGCTTCCTGCCGGGCTGGCTCCAGGGGCTGGGCGTGCAGGTGAACTACACCTACGTGAAGAGCCAGGGTGGCGTGAACTCCGCGACCGACCCGTACTACGCGACGACCGTGAAGGGCGTGGCTCTGCCGCTGGTCGGTCTGTCCAAGAACAACTACAACTTCATCGCGATGTACGACTACAGCCGCTGGTCGGCGCGTCTGGCCTGGAACTGGCGTTCGCGTTACCTGCTGAGTACCAGCGATGCGTCCACGCATCTGCCGACCTGGTCGGACAGCTATGGGCAGCTGGATGGTTCGGTGTTCTACCACCTGAACAAGCACATGCAGGTCGGTCTGCAGATGAACAACCTCAACAACGCCAAGACGCGCGTGTTGATGGGCCCGACCAGCTACAGCGACGGCACGGTCGATCCGCGCCTGTACAAGCGTGGCATTTTCGTCAACGACCGGCGTTACGAGCTGGTCTTCCGGGCAACGTTCTAA
- a CDS encoding cellulase, whose amino-acid sequence MFRRSARKWVWGLVLVAGSLHATGHPAEHVKYDFAGVRIGGGGYVTGLAFDAAVPGLLYARTDVGGAYRWDSGQRRWVSLTDWIEAADTNWLGIDSLALDPSDPNRLYLLAGTYTFPGAGDAAVLCSTDRGRHFTAARLPFPMGGNELGRGNGERLAVDPHDGRILFLGSRNAGLWRSDDHGTHWQQVKSFPSVATSKSSTAANAWRRQPIGIVFVVFDSASGRKGQPTPVLYAGVSTRQTSLFESVDGGLHWRPVPGQPTGLRPSHMHRSSDGSYYLTYGDQPGPDTMTRGAVWRWQPAIGRWTNITPLPAGGVSKGFGWGDVAIDPSNPKVLMASTMDHYTPHDLLFRSTDGGRHWTNVFAHSEFDHSNAVWTVGHAPHWMTRVVIDPADPDHVLFVTGYGIWASRDMRKLDHGGRVHWWFQDRGLEETVPLGLISPPTGAHLLSAVGDLDGFRHANLSVAPPQFPAPPRYANSESIDYAGRRPSLIVRSGYLRHPFGPAIRAAWSRDDGRHWTAFASEPPTGKGAGSLAVNADGTVVVWAPRGAAAAYRTTDFGRHWQLAKGLPGGLQIRSDRFDAQRFYAVDPATGALFASDDGGRSFVAMGGELATAVHGHAHVLLEASPRQGGIVYVAARDVPLLRADVQGHVLMRYAKLDGVDAFGFGKAAPGQHAPTLFVAGRLQAKQGIYRSIDGGRQWQEIDDAAHRYGRVHLIIGDPRVFGRVYIAPDARGIIYGEPAGGAK is encoded by the coding sequence ATGTTCCGCCGCAGCGCGCGCAAGTGGGTGTGGGGTCTGGTTCTGGTGGCAGGTTCGCTGCATGCCACTGGCCACCCGGCGGAACATGTGAAGTACGACTTCGCCGGTGTGCGCATCGGCGGAGGCGGTTACGTCACCGGGCTGGCATTCGACGCAGCCGTGCCCGGACTGCTGTATGCACGCACCGATGTGGGTGGTGCCTACCGCTGGGACAGCGGTCAGCGACGCTGGGTGTCGCTGACCGACTGGATCGAGGCGGCAGATACCAACTGGCTGGGCATCGACAGCCTGGCGCTGGACCCGTCCGACCCGAATCGGCTCTATCTGCTCGCGGGTACCTACACGTTCCCCGGGGCCGGCGATGCGGCGGTGCTGTGCTCCACCGACCGGGGGCGCCATTTCACGGCGGCGCGGTTGCCGTTCCCGATGGGCGGCAACGAGCTGGGCCGCGGCAATGGCGAGCGGCTGGCGGTGGACCCGCATGACGGCCGTATTCTTTTCCTCGGCTCGCGCAATGCGGGCCTGTGGCGCAGCGACGACCACGGTACCCACTGGCAGCAGGTAAAAAGTTTTCCCTCGGTCGCGACCAGCAAATCCTCGACGGCGGCCAACGCCTGGCGGCGCCAGCCGATCGGTATCGTGTTCGTCGTGTTCGACTCGGCCAGCGGTCGCAAGGGCCAGCCCACGCCAGTGCTGTATGCCGGCGTGTCGACCCGCCAGACCAGTCTTTTCGAATCCGTCGATGGCGGCCTGCACTGGCGGCCCGTGCCCGGTCAGCCGACCGGTCTGCGGCCGAGCCACATGCACCGTTCCAGCGACGGCTCGTACTACCTCACTTATGGCGACCAGCCCGGCCCGGACACGATGACGCGTGGCGCGGTCTGGCGCTGGCAGCCGGCCATCGGCCGCTGGACCAACATCACGCCGTTGCCGGCGGGTGGCGTGTCCAAGGGTTTCGGCTGGGGCGACGTGGCGATCGATCCGTCCAATCCGAAGGTGCTGATGGCCAGCACGATGGACCACTACACGCCGCACGACCTGCTGTTCCGCAGCACCGATGGCGGTCGCCACTGGACCAACGTGTTCGCTCATTCGGAATTCGACCACAGCAATGCGGTGTGGACCGTGGGGCATGCGCCGCACTGGATGACCCGCGTGGTCATCGATCCGGCCGATCCCGATCACGTGCTGTTCGTCACCGGCTACGGCATCTGGGCATCGCGTGACATGCGCAAGCTGGACCACGGCGGCCGCGTGCACTGGTGGTTCCAGGATCGCGGGCTGGAGGAAACCGTGCCGCTGGGGCTGATCAGCCCGCCGACCGGTGCGCATCTGCTCAGTGCGGTCGGCGACCTCGACGGGTTCCGTCACGCCAACCTGTCGGTGGCGCCGCCGCAGTTCCCGGCGCCGCCGCGTTACGCCAACAGCGAAAGCATCGACTATGCGGGTCGCCGGCCTTCGCTGATCGTGCGCAGCGGTTATCTTCGCCATCCGTTCGGACCGGCCATACGCGCGGCGTGGTCCCGCGACGATGGCCGGCACTGGACGGCGTTCGCCAGCGAACCGCCGACGGGCAAGGGCGCCGGCAGCCTGGCAGTGAATGCCGATGGCACTGTCGTGGTGTGGGCCCCGCGTGGTGCTGCCGCGGCTTACCGCACGACCGACTTCGGCCGGCACTGGCAGCTTGCCAAGGGTCTGCCGGGCGGCCTGCAGATACGCAGCGACCGCTTCGATGCACAGCGTTTCTACGCGGTCGATCCGGCCACCGGCGCATTGTTCGCCAGTGACGATGGCGGTCGCAGCTTCGTGGCAATGGGCGGCGAGCTGGCAACCGCTGTCCACGGCCATGCGCATGTATTGCTGGAAGCCTCGCCGCGGCAGGGTGGGATCGTCTACGTGGCGGCGCGCGATGTGCCGTTGCTACGCGCGGATGTGCAGGGCCATGTGCTGATGCGCTACGCGAAGCTGGACGGCGTGGATGCCTTCGGCTTCGGCAAGGCGGCGCCGGGGCAGCATGCGCCGACCCTGTTCGTCGCCGGTCGACTGCAGGCCAAGCAGGGCATCTACCGCTCGATCGACGGCGGCCGGCAGTGGCAGGAAATCGACGATGCCGCGCATCGATACGGGCGCGTCCATCTGATCATCGGCGACCCACGGGTGTTCGGGCGGGTCTACATCGCGCCCGATGCGCGCGGAATCATCTATGGCGAGCCGGCAGGAGGCGCAAAGTGA